In Brevibacillus brevis NBRC 100599, a single genomic region encodes these proteins:
- a CDS encoding carbohydrate ABC transporter permease, translating into MRKAATVQELPGVSQSKKEVSSQAFAWSDLASRLRPYLYLAPALICFALFFFYPIGSIIYLSFQDWSLINLEQMEWVGLQNYQDLMVDGDFHQVLGNTAVFTIATVGIGLTLSFLLALWLNKKAKVYGIIQATVFSPHIISLVSVSMLWMWLMDPQFGLLNAGLEAVGLPAYTWLTDPKSSLLSLIIVSIWKGVGYNTLIFIAGLQSIPGDIYEAAALDQSPWWRTLRRITIPMLSPTIFFLLIINTISSFQAFDTIAIMTQGGPINSTNMLVYYIYEQGMDFYNGGIASAASVILLILVGILTAVHFLVMSKRVHYR; encoded by the coding sequence ATGCGAAAAGCGGCAACTGTACAGGAGTTGCCGGGTGTAAGCCAGTCAAAAAAAGAAGTGAGTTCACAGGCATTTGCATGGTCTGACCTCGCATCCCGGCTGCGTCCGTACTTGTATCTGGCACCCGCATTGATTTGCTTTGCCCTGTTCTTCTTTTACCCGATTGGCTCGATCATTTATTTGAGCTTTCAGGACTGGTCATTGATCAATTTGGAGCAAATGGAATGGGTAGGCTTGCAAAACTATCAGGACTTGATGGTAGACGGGGATTTTCATCAAGTATTGGGAAATACCGCGGTCTTTACCATTGCGACAGTGGGGATCGGCTTGACGCTATCCTTCCTGCTCGCCCTGTGGCTGAACAAAAAGGCAAAGGTGTACGGCATTATTCAGGCGACTGTTTTCAGTCCTCACATTATTTCGCTGGTATCTGTCTCGATGCTGTGGATGTGGCTGATGGACCCGCAGTTTGGCCTGTTGAACGCAGGACTGGAAGCGGTCGGATTGCCTGCGTATACGTGGCTGACTGATCCAAAAAGCTCCTTGCTGTCACTGATTATCGTCAGCATTTGGAAAGGTGTCGGCTATAACACGCTCATTTTCATCGCAGGATTGCAAAGCATTCCGGGCGATATATACGAGGCAGCAGCGCTCGATCAATCGCCGTGGTGGCGGACGCTGAGACGGATTACGATACCGATGCTGTCGCCGACCATTTTCTTTTTGCTCATTATTAATACGATCTCATCCTTCCAAGCGTTTGACACGATCGCCATTATGACACAGGGTGGTCCAATCAATAGTACGAACATGCTTGTCTACTACATTTACGAGCAGGGCATGGACTTCTACAATGGCGGGATTGCTTCGGCTGCCTCTGTCATTTTGCTGATACTAGTAGGGATTTTAACAGCTGTACATTTCTTGGTGATGTCCAAGCGCGTGCATTATCGTTGA
- a CDS encoding ABC transporter ATP-binding protein — translation MARVVLEKVTKAFQNQSVVKGLDLVIPDGSFTVLVGPSGCGKSTTLRMIAGLETVTDGKIIIGDQTVNQLPPGKRDIAMVFQNYALYPTMNVYDNIAYGLRNRGTSKKECQVLVEEIAEIVGLTDYLKRKPSQLSGGQRQRVALARAMVKKPKVFLMDEPLSNLDAKLRNQMRVELTSLHKQLGSTFIYVTHDQVEAMTMGDQIVVMNDGHIMQVATPMDLYQEPENLFVAQFIGSPPMNIVSAEGKSEHVWGFRPEKAVLLPAAVSAITSEEMWNARGQVVSREILGSDTLLHVETEKGRVIVKADSEVAMQVGSSVTVTVPWEYIYVFEKGSGKRVGRMSGRVPVSTRAGGDN, via the coding sequence ATGGCACGTGTGGTGTTGGAGAAGGTAACGAAAGCCTTTCAGAATCAAAGTGTGGTCAAAGGATTAGATTTGGTCATTCCAGACGGCTCTTTTACGGTTCTGGTAGGTCCGTCCGGCTGTGGGAAATCAACCACACTCAGGATGATTGCTGGCTTGGAAACAGTGACGGACGGCAAAATCATAATCGGTGATCAAACGGTGAACCAATTGCCACCTGGCAAGCGTGATATTGCGATGGTTTTTCAAAATTACGCTCTCTACCCAACAATGAACGTGTACGACAATATCGCCTATGGCTTGAGAAACCGCGGAACGTCGAAAAAGGAATGTCAGGTGCTAGTAGAGGAGATCGCGGAAATCGTCGGGCTAACCGATTATCTCAAGCGCAAGCCTTCTCAGCTCTCCGGTGGTCAAAGGCAACGTGTTGCACTCGCGCGGGCCATGGTGAAAAAGCCGAAGGTCTTCCTGATGGACGAACCGCTCTCCAATCTCGATGCGAAGCTGCGAAATCAGATGCGTGTGGAATTGACGAGCCTGCACAAACAGCTGGGCAGCACCTTCATCTACGTGACGCATGATCAGGTAGAAGCGATGACCATGGGCGATCAGATCGTCGTCATGAATGACGGACACATTATGCAAGTAGCGACCCCGATGGATTTGTATCAGGAGCCGGAAAATCTGTTTGTTGCCCAATTTATCGGTTCTCCGCCGATGAACATTGTTTCTGCGGAGGGTAAGAGTGAGCACGTATGGGGATTCCGCCCGGAAAAAGCAGTGTTGTTGCCTGCTGCTGTCTCTGCCATCACGAGCGAAGAGATGTGGAACGCACGAGGTCAAGTCGTATCCAGGGAAATTCTCGGCTCAGACACGCTCCTTCACGTGGAGACGGAAAAAGGCAGGGTCATCGTCAAAGCGGACTCGGAGGTCGCGATGCAGGTCGGCTCCTCAGTCACGGTCACTGTACCGTGGGAGTACATCTATGTTTTCGAAAAAGGGAGCGGAAAACGAGTAGGTCGCATGAGTGGTCGAGTGCCTGTATCGACACGCGCAGGAGGGGATAACTGA
- a CDS encoding HAD family hydrolase, protein MIQALLFDLDGTLLDSRDAVVDAVAFTAEQYAPGHFSREELLARFGESFDDFLAAVATAAGVPDKKEVLQRYFAYVREHHEEHVKLFPFVREGLEKLKAAGFTMAIVTNKQREFTLAGLEMAGIEHLFEAIVTVDDVSRGKPSAEPVQKALGALSKRPEQAMMIGDSRYDVLAAVGAGVQSVVLEWYGQEKWPYASPDYRYADFETFVTEMLAAKAQGGK, encoded by the coding sequence TTGATTCAAGCGTTGTTATTTGATTTGGACGGGACCTTGCTGGACAGTCGGGATGCGGTCGTGGATGCCGTTGCTTTTACTGCTGAGCAGTACGCACCGGGACATTTTAGCAGGGAAGAGCTTCTCGCCCGTTTTGGAGAATCGTTTGATGATTTTTTGGCGGCAGTTGCTACAGCAGCAGGCGTTCCTGACAAAAAGGAAGTGCTACAGAGATACTTCGCCTATGTACGGGAGCATCATGAAGAACACGTCAAACTGTTTCCATTTGTTCGTGAAGGGTTGGAAAAGCTGAAGGCGGCGGGCTTTACGATGGCGATCGTCACAAACAAGCAACGGGAGTTTACATTGGCTGGTCTGGAGATGGCGGGGATTGAGCATCTGTTTGAGGCAATCGTCACCGTCGATGATGTATCACGAGGCAAGCCGTCGGCTGAGCCTGTACAAAAAGCGCTGGGAGCGCTAAGCAAACGTCCCGAGCAAGCCATGATGATCGGTGACAGTCGCTATGATGTACTGGCTGCGGTAGGAGCGGGTGTGCAATCTGTCGTGCTGGAGTGGTACGGACAAGAGAAATGGCCCTACGCTTCTCCGGATTACCGCTACGCCGATTTCGAGACATTTGTTACGGAGATGCTGGCCGCAAAGGCACAAGGAGGGAAATAA
- a CDS encoding glycerol-3-phosphate responsive antiterminator, with protein sequence MNREQFRARLAQYKLIASVKEAKHLEKAAEANLSAAVLSIGNIGVIKGYVDYFKAKNIPVFLHLERIGGISHDREGIAFLGHYVKPDGIVTTRNTLVKLAKKQGLLTIQRLFLVDSDSIKSGLTSLQDTQPDAVELMPGLLPEFIEEFRSVIDTPIISGGLIRKREQMEEVLKHGATAVSVGSPLLWKECKNLDSSVVI encoded by the coding sequence GTGAACCGGGAACAGTTTCGTGCAAGACTGGCACAGTACAAGCTAATCGCTTCTGTAAAAGAAGCGAAGCACCTGGAAAAAGCGGCAGAGGCAAATTTGAGTGCTGCGGTACTCTCGATTGGCAACATTGGTGTGATTAAAGGCTACGTGGATTATTTTAAGGCGAAAAATATCCCTGTATTTCTTCATTTGGAGCGGATTGGCGGAATCAGTCATGACAGGGAAGGCATTGCATTTCTGGGGCATTACGTTAAGCCAGACGGGATCGTCACTACGCGCAACACACTGGTCAAGCTGGCGAAAAAGCAAGGCCTACTGACGATTCAGCGTTTGTTTTTGGTTGATAGCGACTCGATTAAATCAGGCCTAACCTCCCTGCAAGATACACAGCCTGACGCTGTTGAGCTGATGCCTGGTTTGCTGCCAGAGTTTATCGAAGAATTTCGAAGTGTGATCGATACCCCGATCATTTCTGGCGGGCTAATTCGCAAGCGGGAACAGATGGAGGAAGTATTAAAGCATGGAGCGACAGCTGTTTCAGTCGGAAGTCCCCTGCTGTGGAAGGAGTGTAAGAACCTTGATTCAAGCGTTGTTATTTGA
- a CDS encoding MFS transporter: MLNSWKIYILAIVSFLVGTSEFVIAGILDRVASDVGVTLAAAGQLITVYSLAYAIGTPILIAITAKMDRRKLMLAALVLFLLGNLVTITTTGFAMLFGARIILAIGTGVFMVVALTVASKIAQPGKQGGAIATVLLGFNLALILGVPLGRVIAGSYDWKIIFTGIGVLSLIAMFVLLLTIPKSKGEIPVPIREQLSLLKTPRISIALSISFFWILGYTIIYTYISPFLLTITGMSDRMVSIGLFVFGIASLLGSQVGGYGADKWGIPRTMIGGLLLHSGILLLITVFSHSSVFVLPLLMLWSFFAWSTGPVQQVYLIGMAPKASGIILSLNTSIVQLGMAVGSVIGGMVVENISLQAVGWIGAIGVAIALLPAVVSLSMRSQSDIRGQELSETID; the protein is encoded by the coding sequence ATGCTAAACTCATGGAAAATTTACATACTGGCCATCGTCAGTTTTTTGGTAGGGACATCTGAATTTGTTATCGCTGGAATATTAGATAGGGTCGCAAGTGATGTCGGCGTGACGCTAGCAGCAGCCGGGCAGCTCATCACTGTCTACTCGCTTGCATACGCGATCGGTACTCCAATTTTGATTGCAATCACCGCAAAAATGGACCGAAGAAAGCTCATGTTGGCTGCTTTGGTGCTATTTCTTTTAGGAAATCTAGTCACGATTACAACGACTGGCTTCGCCATGTTGTTCGGAGCTAGAATTATTTTGGCGATTGGAACCGGTGTATTTATGGTGGTCGCTCTAACCGTTGCCTCTAAGATTGCTCAGCCGGGCAAGCAAGGCGGTGCGATTGCAACGGTTCTCTTAGGCTTTAATCTCGCGCTTATTCTAGGTGTTCCTCTGGGGAGAGTTATTGCTGGTTCCTATGATTGGAAGATCATCTTTACGGGTATCGGAGTGCTCAGCCTGATCGCTATGTTTGTCCTTCTGCTGACCATTCCCAAGTCTAAGGGCGAGATTCCAGTTCCCATACGGGAGCAGCTTTCCCTGCTTAAAACGCCTCGAATCTCTATTGCCTTGTCCATTAGCTTTTTCTGGATTCTAGGTTATACGATCATTTATACTTATATTTCTCCGTTCCTCCTGACCATTACTGGGATGAGCGACCGGATGGTCAGTATCGGGCTATTTGTATTCGGCATAGCCAGTCTTCTTGGTTCTCAGGTTGGCGGCTATGGCGCAGATAAATGGGGGATTCCCCGTACTATGATTGGTGGCTTGCTTCTCCACTCCGGGATCTTGCTACTAATAACAGTATTCTCCCATTCTTCCGTATTCGTGCTGCCTTTACTGATGTTGTGGTCTTTTTTTGCTTGGTCGACTGGTCCGGTCCAACAAGTATATCTGATTGGTATGGCACCCAAAGCCTCCGGAATCATTCTGAGCTTGAACACTTCCATCGTACAATTGGGCATGGCCGTTGGATCTGTAATTGGGGGCATGGTTGTAGAAAACATATCGCTTCAAGCCGTCGGTTGGATTGGCGCAATCGGTGTAGCGATTGCGCTCCTGCCAGCAGTGGTATCTTTATCCATGCGGAGCCAATCTGATATTAGAGGACAAGAACTGTCTGAGACTATAGACTAA
- a CDS encoding LLM class flavin-dependent oxidoreductase produces MLEEKSKSMELGITTFLHTRPDHGGVSPAERLRQAIEEIQLADQVGLDVYAIGEHHRSDYTSSSPAIILAAAACTTKRIRLSSAVTVLSSDDPVRVYQDFATLDCLSKGRAEIMAGRGSFVESFPLFGYNLNDYEELFEEKLELLLKIRTTEKVTWGGGHRQAINNMGVYPRAQQVQLPVWIGTGGRPESAVRAGTLGLPVIFSIIGGMPERFASLVKLYKEAAEKAGHDSGNLQIATHSHGFIADSFEAAAERYFPVMAEQMNQIGRERGWPHYTRNSFEEACDLRGALYVGDPEYVAEKILLAQQNLSLTRFLMYVDFSSLPHRELLRTIELLGTKVAPIVRKELAKQ; encoded by the coding sequence ATGTTGGAAGAAAAGTCAAAGAGCATGGAGTTGGGAATTACCACTTTTCTCCACACAAGGCCTGATCATGGAGGAGTGTCGCCGGCAGAGAGGCTGCGTCAAGCGATCGAGGAGATTCAATTGGCTGATCAAGTTGGGCTTGACGTGTATGCTATTGGTGAGCATCATCGGAGCGACTATACAAGCTCGTCTCCTGCTATCATTCTTGCAGCTGCAGCATGCACAACCAAGCGAATTCGGCTATCTAGCGCCGTAACGGTGCTCTCTTCGGATGATCCGGTCCGTGTATATCAGGACTTCGCAACGCTGGACTGCCTATCAAAAGGGCGGGCCGAGATCATGGCCGGACGAGGTTCTTTCGTTGAGTCGTTTCCGCTGTTCGGATATAACCTAAACGATTACGAGGAGTTGTTCGAAGAGAAGCTTGAGCTTTTATTAAAAATACGGACTACGGAGAAGGTGACCTGGGGTGGAGGGCATCGCCAGGCAATTAACAATATGGGCGTATACCCCCGTGCACAGCAGGTCCAGCTGCCCGTATGGATTGGCACAGGCGGCAGGCCGGAATCAGCAGTTCGAGCCGGCACGCTGGGACTTCCTGTTATCTTCTCGATTATCGGTGGGATGCCGGAACGGTTTGCCTCTTTGGTGAAACTATATAAGGAAGCCGCCGAGAAGGCAGGGCACGATTCCGGCAATTTGCAGATTGCAACGCATTCCCATGGTTTCATTGCGGATTCGTTTGAAGCTGCGGCGGAACGATACTTTCCCGTTATGGCCGAGCAGATGAACCAGATTGGACGGGAACGAGGGTGGCCACATTACACTCGTAACTCGTTCGAAGAAGCTTGCGACCTTCGTGGTGCCTTATATGTTGGAGATCCAGAATATGTGGCGGAGAAGATTCTGCTTGCACAGCAGAATTTAAGCTTGACCCGTTTCCTTATGTACGTCGATTTCAGCTCACTGCCGCATCGCGAATTGCTACGGACGATCGAGCTTCTCGGTACTAAGGTTGCACCTATTGTTCGTAAGGAGCTTGCCAAACAATAA
- a CDS encoding ArsR/SmtB family transcription factor, whose product MAENEEEMGQAVKVYKALGEPTRLKIALMLAKESNQCFTAIGERLETVAGSTLSHHLKQLTDSGLINSRKNGSFIHYSVNQEVAEKFAPYLLA is encoded by the coding sequence ATGGCTGAAAACGAAGAAGAAATGGGGCAGGCGGTTAAAGTATACAAAGCTTTAGGTGAACCCACGCGTTTAAAAATCGCTTTGATGCTAGCAAAGGAGAGTAATCAATGCTTTACTGCCATTGGTGAAAGACTCGAAACGGTGGCTGGCTCAACGTTGTCGCATCATCTGAAGCAATTAACCGATTCTGGCTTAATCAATTCGCGTAAGAATGGATCGTTTATTCACTATAGTGTTAATCAAGAAGTTGCAGAGAAATTTGCGCCTTATTTGCTGGCGTAA
- a CDS encoding ASCH domain-containing protein, giving the protein MQNQIGSDALPPKTCTIDRLITVKPDIEKVLLGQKTATRRNGRYADVGEIMTLEGHEFVIDKVYSQSLGELTDENAKQEGYSNVEEYKQSILSSHPGMPWLPQMRVWVHEFSPGKKK; this is encoded by the coding sequence ATGCAAAATCAAATCGGTTCTGACGCTTTGCCGCCAAAAACCTGTACAATCGATCGTTTAATTACCGTGAAGCCGGATATCGAGAAAGTATTATTGGGACAAAAAACCGCGACCCGGCGCAATGGACGCTACGCAGATGTTGGTGAAATCATGACCCTCGAAGGCCACGAATTTGTAATCGACAAGGTTTATTCACAGTCGCTCGGGGAATTAACCGATGAAAATGCCAAGCAAGAGGGATATTCGAATGTAGAGGAATATAAGCAATCCATTCTATCCTCTCATCCTGGGATGCCTTGGCTGCCGCAAATGCGAGTGTGGGTCCATGAATTTAGCCCGGGCAAGAAAAAATAA
- a CDS encoding DUF2269 family protein, whose product MGILLYKAILYLHILSAMMSIGPFFVLLPMMKRLREANLTKQQAYLDTFRSTTRLAKHAGHVLVISGVLLVMGGNWSWKTSWIVLTVLILVSSLYFLARAFSPKIRKFNETDQDKDKLVQSLTRSIWIYLFLLLTMLWFMVVKPEVW is encoded by the coding sequence GTGGGCATTTTATTATATAAGGCGATTCTTTATCTACATATTCTCAGTGCCATGATGTCTATTGGACCGTTTTTCGTTCTGCTACCCATGATGAAAAGATTGCGAGAGGCTAACCTCACCAAACAACAGGCCTATCTGGATACTTTCAGGTCTACAACACGCTTGGCGAAGCATGCCGGTCATGTTTTGGTCATATCCGGGGTATTGCTAGTCATGGGTGGGAATTGGTCATGGAAGACGTCCTGGATTGTGTTGACCGTATTGATCCTGGTAAGCTCCTTGTATTTCCTGGCACGCGCATTTTCGCCGAAGATACGGAAGTTTAATGAAACTGACCAGGACAAGGATAAATTGGTGCAGTCGCTTACCCGTTCGATCTGGATCTATTTGTTTCTTTTGCTGACCATGTTATGGTTCATGGTGGTGAAGCCTGAGGTATGGTAG
- a CDS encoding nucleoside phosphorylase, translating to MLTNLKVDPEQLPKRVIVCGDPKRAALIASKLDDQRQIGENREYHSYAGTWRGVEVAVVSHGVGAPGAAVCFEELAKGGVQVIIRVGTAGSYQKEIETGSLVISSAAVRQDGLTSQLVPAGFPAVANRHVVDALVQASGANASDLKVFEGITLTLDVFYSGVLEFPHKLYQKAGVLAVEMENTALFVIAALRGMKAGSILAIDGYADADLLESYNPHTDVMAKAIEAEALIALDAVIAVS from the coding sequence ATGTTGACGAATCTAAAGGTAGATCCAGAACAACTGCCCAAGCGCGTCATCGTGTGCGGTGATCCAAAACGTGCGGCCTTGATTGCATCGAAACTCGATGATCAGCGTCAAATCGGGGAAAACCGCGAGTATCACAGCTATGCGGGTACGTGGAGAGGCGTCGAGGTAGCGGTTGTGAGCCATGGGGTAGGGGCACCGGGAGCAGCCGTATGCTTCGAGGAGCTGGCGAAGGGCGGCGTTCAGGTCATCATTCGCGTAGGAACTGCCGGGTCATACCAAAAGGAAATTGAGACAGGTAGCCTCGTCATCAGCTCCGCGGCAGTTCGCCAAGACGGCTTGACCAGTCAGTTGGTTCCGGCGGGCTTCCCGGCTGTTGCCAATCGCCATGTCGTGGACGCGCTCGTACAAGCATCGGGAGCAAATGCATCAGACTTGAAGGTATTCGAAGGAATCACGCTGACACTCGATGTCTTTTACAGTGGGGTGTTGGAATTTCCGCACAAGCTGTACCAAAAAGCTGGCGTTTTGGCCGTCGAAATGGAAAACACCGCCCTGTTCGTGATTGCGGCGCTTCGCGGAATGAAGGCAGGCTCTATTTTGGCTATCGACGGATATGCCGATGCAGACTTGCTCGAATCGTATAACCCGCACACCGATGTGATGGCAAAAGCCATTGAAGCAGAAGCGTTGATCGCATTGGATGCGGTTATTGCGGTTTCGTAA
- a CDS encoding sulfite oxidase-like oxidoreductase, whose product MNKADRIKKMKVPAPVEPGLARRLPPGQILTERFPILHEGDVPVYDMNEWTLRVFGEVDREVTLSYEEIMAMPQVTVTSDIHCVTRWSRFDNAFTGVRFRDFLQAIGVNPQANFVMLHGDHDYTANVPLVDLERDDVLLAHSFDGERLTDKHGWPLRLVVPHLYFWKSVKWIRGIEFMTENKPGFWEQNGFHLIADPFREERFSGEALPIPEDEWEKKEFD is encoded by the coding sequence ATGAACAAGGCAGATCGGATCAAAAAAATGAAAGTACCCGCCCCAGTGGAACCGGGACTCGCCAGACGACTTCCGCCGGGACAAATTCTGACAGAGCGTTTTCCCATTTTGCATGAGGGAGACGTGCCGGTGTATGACATGAACGAATGGACGCTGCGTGTTTTCGGGGAGGTAGATCGGGAAGTGACGCTCTCCTACGAAGAGATCATGGCGATGCCGCAGGTGACAGTGACAAGCGACATTCACTGCGTGACGCGCTGGTCCCGTTTTGACAATGCGTTTACAGGCGTGCGTTTTCGTGATTTTCTACAGGCGATTGGCGTGAATCCGCAGGCGAACTTCGTCATGCTGCACGGTGATCACGACTATACCGCCAATGTGCCGCTCGTTGATCTGGAGCGTGATGATGTGTTGCTGGCTCACTCCTTTGACGGAGAGCGACTGACGGACAAGCACGGCTGGCCGCTTCGCCTGGTTGTTCCACATCTGTATTTCTGGAAAAGCGTGAAGTGGATCAGAGGAATTGAATTTATGACGGAAAACAAGCCCGGCTTCTGGGAGCAAAATGGTTTTCACTTGATCGCAGACCCGTTCCGCGAAGAGCGGTTCTCCGGTGAAGCATTGCCGATCCCAGAGGATGAGTGGGAGAAAAAGGAGTTCGATTGA
- a CDS encoding ABC transporter permease codes for MELFDWSLLSSTIRMVTPILLAALGGALCARVGIFNVGLEGLVLVGAFSAIVGNHFTGNLFLAVLIAALVSIVFSLLFAYMTIKLRANEIVVGVAINFLALGLTTFALRAIFGVKGAFYDKDMTGLPTVEIPFIHDIPVIGGIVSGHSPLVYFAFLAAILLYVFFYRTVTGFRVLAVGLNPVAARSLGLKVTGLQVLAIVMSGALCGIAGAQLSLGQVTMFTEGMTAGRGFIALVAMMMGQSHPLGIIASSLLFGLMDALSIRLQGFSLPTQFTAMLPYVLTIAAMFFLKNKSQIGSDNQQSTR; via the coding sequence ATGGAGCTCTTTGATTGGTCCCTCCTCAGTTCTACCATTCGGATGGTTACGCCGATCTTGTTGGCAGCTTTGGGTGGAGCGCTCTGCGCACGTGTCGGAATTTTTAATGTTGGCTTGGAGGGATTGGTACTGGTCGGTGCCTTTTCCGCGATTGTCGGCAATCATTTTACCGGGAATCTCTTTCTGGCCGTTTTGATTGCAGCGCTGGTCAGCATCGTCTTTTCGCTCTTATTCGCGTACATGACGATCAAGCTTAGGGCGAATGAAATCGTCGTCGGTGTGGCGATTAACTTTCTCGCGCTGGGGTTGACGACATTTGCATTGCGGGCGATCTTTGGTGTCAAAGGGGCGTTTTACGATAAGGATATGACTGGCTTGCCAACCGTCGAGATTCCTTTCATTCACGATATTCCGGTCATCGGAGGCATTGTCTCCGGCCATTCGCCACTCGTATATTTTGCGTTTTTGGCTGCCATTCTGCTGTATGTGTTCTTTTATCGGACGGTTACGGGCTTCCGCGTCCTTGCAGTTGGTCTGAATCCTGTTGCGGCGCGCAGTCTCGGTCTGAAAGTGACCGGGCTTCAGGTGCTGGCGATTGTGATGAGTGGCGCCTTGTGCGGGATTGCAGGGGCACAGCTTTCACTGGGGCAAGTCACGATGTTTACAGAAGGGATGACAGCTGGCCGGGGCTTTATCGCATTGGTAGCGATGATGATGGGGCAGTCGCATCCACTCGGTATTATAGCTTCGAGCCTTTTGTTCGGATTGATGGATGCCCTTAGTATTCGTTTGCAGGGTTTTTCGCTTCCGACGCAATTTACGGCTATGCTGCCATACGTGCTGACGATTGCGGCGATGTTCTTTTTAAAGAACAAGAGTCAGATCGGCAGCGACAATCAGCAGAGCACCCGTTAA